One genomic window of Anaerotignum faecicola includes the following:
- a CDS encoding HAD family hydrolase has translation MKQYTTILFDVDGTLLDFDSAEERGLASVFKEYEESGGCRTADLIGTYRRVNRGLWDAYEKGLITKDHITDTRFGAVFEAHG, from the coding sequence ATGAAACAATATACGACCATCCTTTTCGACGTGGACGGAACGCTTCTCGATTTTGACTCTGCGGAGGAACGCGGGCTTGCCAGTGTGTTCAAAGAGTATGAAGAAAGCGGGGGATGCCGGACGGCGGATTTAATCGGAACGTACCGCAGGGTGAACCGCGGCTTATGGGATGCCTATGAGAAAGGTCTCATTACGAAAGACCATATCACGGATACCAGATTCGGCGCCGTGTTTGAGGCCCATGG
- a CDS encoding amidohydrolase family protein, whose product LQLMEKMSLNPAKLYHLDSGSVEEGKAADLVLFDPEEEWTVGEFASKSSNSPFTGSRLYGKVKYTICDGKIVYRDGE is encoded by the coding sequence GCTTCAGCTGATGGAGAAGATGAGCCTTAATCCGGCGAAGCTCTATCATCTGGATTCCGGTTCTGTGGAAGAAGGAAAGGCGGCGGACCTGGTGCTCTTTGATCCGGAGGAAGAGTGGACCGTAGGGGAATTTGCATCAAAATCTTCTAATTCACCGTTTACCGGAAGCAGACTGTATGGAAAAGTAAAATATACAATCTGTGACGGGAAAATCGTGTATCGGGATGGAGAATAA